The Dickeya poaceiphila DNA window CTGTGGAATTTTGAAAAATTTCTGATTAATCGTCGTGGTGATGTGGTGGCGCGCTTTTCGCCCGACATGACGCCGGATGACAGCGCGATTATTAAAGCCATTGAACAGGCGCTGGTGCAGTAAGCGTGACGGTTCAACCGTTGCTGTCCCTGCGCCATGCCAGTGTCGCCGGGCGCTTATCCTCGGTGGAGCTAAGTTGCCACCGGGGTGAACAGGTACACATTATTGGCCCTAACGGTGCAGGTAAAAGCACCTTGCTGGCCTTGATGGCTGGGTTGCAGCCGGGAGTGGGCGAGATACAGCTGCTGGGGCAAGCATTGGCTGTCTGGTCGGCGCGCGATCTGGCCAGAGTCCGGGCTTATCTGCCGCAGCACCATGGCGCACTGGCGATGATGCCGGTGTTCCAGTACCTGCACCTGCATCAGCCTTCCGCAGAGACTAATAATGTGGATACGGTGGTGCAGCAGTTGGCGGAACGGCTGTCGTTAGCGGATAAACTGCGTCGTCCTCTTACCCGGCTGTCCGGCGGTGAATGGCAACGCGTCAGGCTGGCTGCGGTGTTGTTGCAAGTCTGGCCGACATTAAATCCATCTGCCCGGCTATTGTTGCTAGATGAACCCGTTGCCAGTTTGGATATTGCTCAACGCGTGGCGCTGGATGCATTGCTGGCGGAGCTATGCCGGGCTGGTGTAACGGTGATTGCCTCCGGGCATGATCTGAACCATACCTTGCACTATGCTGATCGAGTCTGGCTGATGTCCGGTGGTGAACTGGTAGCGCAAGGGACAGCGGCGGATGTGATGCAACCTGAGACGTTGTCTTCGGTTTTTGGCGTGGCGTTTACGCATTATGTGCTGGATGGTCGTCGCTGGATGCTGGCGCAGCAGGAGTGAGTGACGATAGAGGAGCCAGTCAGGTTATCTGTATGGTGACGGGCTACATGGCTGGTGGTGTCAAAGTAGTCATAATATTTCGTTACAATAGGAAAACTCTCTTTTTTTCTGGCGATTGGCTTCAAAGTGCAAATGATAATATGACGTAATTCGATTTTGCGGGGCTGTCCCCGGCAACAGTGAGCATGATGGCATGAGGTTCTGGAGAGTCTGGTTAATTCTGGTGGCATTGTTTCTGGCCGGGTGTAGCAGCCATGTTCCGCAGAGTACCCGCCTGGGCGATGCCAGTGAGGTGCGCGCACAGCTACATGCCCAACTGGCGAAGTGGCGTGGTACGCCCTACCGCTACGGCGGGCTGGATCACAATGGTATTGATTGTTCGGGCTTTGTTTATCTGACGTTTCGTGATCGGTTTGGTTTGACGTTGCCGCGCTCGACCGAGGAGCAGACGGAAATCGGTACTCGTGTTGACCGTGACGCCTTATTGCCGGGCGATCTGGTCTTTTTCCGCACCGGCAGCGGCGAGAATGGATTGCATGTCGGCATCTACGACAGTAATGACCAGTTTATTCACGCCTCGACCAGCCGCGGTGTTATGCGTTCATCACTCAACAATGTTTACTGGAAACGGGCCTACTGGCAGGCTCGCCGCATCTGATTCCCCGGCCACCGGTGGGTGGCCTGTTGTCTTTGGAGCCTTGCTGTGTCCGCGCTGCGTTTGCTGATCTCTGATTCTATTGACCCCTGGTTCAATCTGGCGGTGGAAGAGTGTATTTTCCGCCAGATGCCGACTACACAACGGGTGCTGTTTTTGTGGCGTAATGCTGAAACGGTAGTGATTGGCCGCGCTCAGAACCCGTGGAAAGAGTGCAATACCCGGCGTATGGAGCAGGATGGCGTCAAGCTGGCCCGGCGCAGCAGTGGCGGCGGTGCGGTGTTCCATGATCTCGGCAACACCTGTTTTACTTTTATGGCGGGTAAACCCGGCTATGACAAGAGTGTGTCCACAGGCATTATCTTACGTGCACTGACGGCGCTTGGCATTGAAGCTCATGCGTCGGGGCGTAATGACCTGGTGGTTGAAACGCATGACGGCGTCAGAAAAATTTCTGGTTCTGCCTATCGGGAAAGCGCTGATCGCGGCTTTCATCATGGAACGCTGCTGCTGGAAGCCAACTTGTCTCGTCTGGCGGATTATCTCAATCCGGATGTTAAGAAATTGCAGGCTAAAGGCATTGAGTCGGTACGTTCGCGGGTTGCGAATCTGGTGGAGTTATTGCCGGAGATTGATCATGAGACGGTTTGTAGCGCTATTACTCAGGCATTTTTCGACCATTATCAAACCCAGTGTCAGCCAGAGAGAATTTCGCCCGATGTTGTTCCCGAACTGCCGGGATTCGATGAGTTGTTTGCGCGCCAGAGCAGTTGGGCGTGGAATTTTGGCCAGGCGCCTGAATTCACCCATACGCTGGATACCCGCTTCGATTGGGGAGGTGTGGAACTGCATTTTGACGTAGAGCGCGGTGTCATCAGTCGCTGTCAGCTGTTTACTGATAGTCTTAATCCTACTCCGCTGGAGGTGTTGGCTGCCCGGCTTAACGGTATATTTTATCGTCCGGAAGCGCTGGCTAAGGTTGGTGAGCAGCTGGCATCGGAATATCCCCAACAACACAATGAGATAAGCACAGTAATTGCCTGGTTATCGGAAGGTATTCGTTAATAATTTGCAATATATTATGGGGATTTGTCTGAAAAATGCAAAGTAAATTGTTTTTAGATAAGCGGTAAATTATAAGTTTACTGTCGGTTTCGGCAGTAATAAATATGGTATTGGTATTCGCGTAAAAAAGGATAGAGATTATTCATCGTATTTTCTTTCGGATTCAGACATATATTGTTTGAGTTAAATAAGCGTCACGCGCTCCGTTTGAATATTATTGTTAATAATCCTTGATGTTTCTGGAGTGGTAGCAGCGAATAGGGTCAGGTCAGGCATACCGTTTGTCTGGCTGCCCGTTACGGCGGGTTCAATTTTCTAACTCTGGCTATAACACTATGCGTATCCAGCTTGAAGTTGACTATGTCAGTCAGTATTTTTTCTCTCCTGTCTACCATCTGGATTCCCGTTTGATGGCGCTGGAAATGGTCGGGCGCTTCCAGTGTGAGGGGGGAAGTTTGTCCATACCGCAGGAGATTTTACTGGGAACGTTGAATCACCAGCACAAGCAAGCGCTGCTAAGAGAACAACTGGCGATTCTGAAAGATAAATCAGCCTGGTTTATCAATAATCGCGTCATCGTAGCGTTGAAAATTGATCATACATTGACGGAAATTCTGATTAATGACGCGTTGCTGTGGCATGAGTTTCGTTCGCTGCCTTTTTTGCAACTTGAGATTAATGAGCACTTCCCGGATATATCACATGGGCGAGATAATCCTAATTTGATGAAATTAAGCCAGTCTTTCCATTTGTGGTTGGATAATTTCGGCGCTGGCAATGTGAATATGAAGCCATTTTATGATGGCGTCATTTCCTGTGTAAAAATGGACGCGGGATTTATTAATAAGTTATTAATCCGACCTGTTTCTGTTTCTATCGTTAACCCCATGTTACAGGTTATGAAAAAACAGTGCCCTTCACTGAAGGTAGTGGCGAAAGGGGTGGATAATATAGCCAGCTTTGAACGGGTTTTTGAGCTTGATGTCAACGCGGTGCAGGGGCAACTCTGGTCGCCCTTGCCACCAGAAGCGCTGGATAATGCGTTAATGCCGGTTGCCTGTTACGGTTAAGCAACGTTGGGCGTTCAGTTGTGGCTGTCGCCCACTGCTTTCAGCTCAGCTATCTTATTTGTATCCTTAGTTTTTCTGTCCGGCTAAATAGCCTTGTTTTTACTCCGTGTTAATTCTCCTGCCTCAGTTCTACACTGATAAAAAAGGGAGTGAGAATGATGCCGTATCACCTGCCGTTCAATAATCATTACCACCAGCAATTGCCGGGGTTTTATACCGAACTGACACCTACACCGCTACAGGGTGCGCGTTTGCTGTATCACAACGCCACACTGGCTGAAGAACTGGGGTTATCCGCTGACTGGTTTGAAGGTGATAACGGTCATATCTGGAGCGGAGAACAGCTGTTGCCGGGCATGGCGCCGTTGGCTCAGGTGTATAGCGGTCATCAGTTCGGCGTATGGGCCGGACAGTTAGGCGATGGGCGAGGCATCCTGCTCGGACAACAACAATTGGCGGATGGACGTACGCAAGACTGGCACATCAAAGGCGCGGGATTAACCCCCTATTCGCGTATGGGGGATGGGCGGGCGGTCTTGCGTTCTGTCGTGCGTGAGTTTCTGGCGTCGGAAGCGTTGCACCACCTTGGTATTCCCACCACGCGTGCATTAACTATCGTCAGCAGCGACCACCCGGTTCAGCGTGAGCAGGAAGAGCAGGGTGCGATGCTGTTGCGGGTGGCGGATAGCCATGTCCGTTTCGGTCATTTCGAACATTTCTATTATCGCCGCGAACCAGAAAAGGTACGTCAGCTGGCTGAGTACGTCATTGCCTGTTATTGGCCGCAGTGGCAGCAAGAAGCGGATCGCTATTATCTGTGGTTCAGCGATGTGGTGGAGCGTACTGCACGGCTGATAGCCCACTGGCAGGCCGTAGGTTTTGCCCATGGCGTCATGAATACCGATAACATGTCTATTCTTGGACTGACTATCGATTACGGTCCCTTCGGGTTTATGGATGACTACCAGCCAGATTATGTCTGTAATCATTCGGATCATCAGGGGCGCTATGCGTTTGATAATCAACCCTCGGTAGGGTTATGGAACCTGCATCGTCTGGCGCAGTCCCTATCAGGGCTGATGCCTGCCAACCTCCTGCAACAGGCGTTGGACCGTTATGAACCTGCACTGATGCAGCAGTTCGGTGAATTAATGCGCGCCAAACTGGGTTTTGGTACTCCGCAGGCGCAGGATAATGATTTGCTGGTCGGGTTGCTGCAACTGATGAAGCGTGAACAGGCCGACTATAGCCATATCTTTCGATTGTTGTCGGAAACAGAATGTCACAGCAATCACTCACCGTTACGGGATGTGTTTATTGATCGTGCGGCATTTGACGATTGGTTTCGTATATACCGGCAGCGGCTGGCGTTGGAAAACGAGGAGGATGACGCCGGGCGTCAACGGCGGATGAAGCAGGCCAACCCGCGTTACGTATTACGCAATTATCTGGCGCAACAGGCGATTGAACGGGCACAAAAAGAGGATGTTAGCTTACTTGCCCGCCTGCATCAGGTTTTGCGTCAACCGTATGCCGATCAACCCGATATGGCGGACCTGGCCGCTTTGCCTCCGGACTGGGGCAAACATCTGGTGATTTCCTGCTCCAGCTAGTTTCTGGTCTGGGCGAGTCCGATAGGCAACATGGGTGAAGAAAAGCCAGATAACTGATTGTATGATGGTCAGAATGGCAGGTGTATCGCGCTCGTTATTTCCCCTGTCACACCGTAAAATCAGTATAACATGGGGTGTATCTGGTCATTTTTCGTGATGCGGATTAAACCGTTGGCGCAGGATGATTCCGGTGCACGACACGCGTTTGCGGTAACGGGTAGATTAATTTTTAAAAACATGTTGTTTTTAAAACGTATACTGGTTGCGAAAACCGTATTAGCTGACAGAAACTGGGTGGTTACAACATACCCGATGTGATTAAAACATTCGGTGTGATCAAAACACGCGGTGTAATAAAAGCAGTGTCATTTTATGTACAGGGGATAAATGGATGTTGTTAGTCAAACGAAATACACAAAGACTGCTTTGGGGAGTAGCCGGTTCGATTTGGCTGGGCAGTCTGTTGACTTCGTTTTCCGTTCAGGCGGCACCAGACAGTGTGGCGGTAACCGCCGTGTCAAAAAATCATGCCTCTGTCACCCGTGCTCTGCCCGCGGGCATTACACCGCATTATCTCGGTGAATTAACCGCGCTCTATACGCGCCAGCACATGCAGCCGATGTGGGGTGATAAACAGGTCGTCAACGCTTTTCAGCAGCAGTTGGCGGAACTCGCGCTTTCTGGTATTCAGCCACAGTTCACCACCTGGGTGAGCTGGTTAACCGATCCTAAATTAAACGGTTTTGCCCGTGACGTAGTCCTGTCGGATGCCCTGCTGGGGTATATGCAGTTTGTCTCCGAGGTAGAAAGAAATGGCAACAACTGGCTGTATGGCAGCGAGCCTTATAAGCTGGCTGCGCCGTCACCAGCGATGGTTGGACAGTGGCAGCAGGCCGTTGCATCGGGCAACGGCCTGGCGTTTATTGCATCGTTAGCGCCTCATCATTCCCAGTATGCAAAAATGCACGATGCGCTGAAAAATATGCTCACGGACAACCGCCCCTGGCCAAAACTGATACTGGCGGACTCATTACGTCCCGGTGATGAAAGCACCGCGTTACCGGTGTTGAAAGAGATTTTGCGGCGAACCAGTATGTTGACTCAGGATGGCCCGGCAATGCCGCTGTTTAACGATGCCTCGTCAGGCAGCTCGTCGTCACTGCGTTATGACGGAGAGGTAGTGGAAGCCGTAAAACGTTTCCAGCATTCGCAGGGGCTACAGGATGATGGCGTCATCGGCAAGCGCACCCGCGACTGGCTCAATGTGTCATCGCAAATGCGTGCTACTTTGCTGGCGTTAAATATTCAGCGTTTGCGGCTGGTGCCGGATAAAGTCAGCAGCGGCATCATGGTTAATATTCCTAACTATTCGCTCAGCTACTATCAAAATGGAGCAGAGATCCTGTCGTCGAGGGTGATTGTCGGCCAGCCTAAACGCAAGACGCCACTGATGATAAGCTCACTGAGCAATGTCGTGATGAACCCACCGTGGAATGTGC harbors:
- the btuD gene encoding vitamin B12 ABC transporter ATP-binding protein BtuD, producing MTVQPLLSLRHASVAGRLSSVELSCHRGEQVHIIGPNGAGKSTLLALMAGLQPGVGEIQLLGQALAVWSARDLARVRAYLPQHHGALAMMPVFQYLHLHQPSAETNNVDTVVQQLAERLSLADKLRRPLTRLSGGEWQRVRLAAVLLQVWPTLNPSARLLLLDEPVASLDIAQRVALDALLAELCRAGVTVIASGHDLNHTLHYADRVWLMSGGELVAQGTAADVMQPETLSSVFGVAFTHYVLDGRRWMLAQQE
- a CDS encoding NlpC/P60 family protein; translation: MRFWRVWLILVALFLAGCSSHVPQSTRLGDASEVRAQLHAQLAKWRGTPYRYGGLDHNGIDCSGFVYLTFRDRFGLTLPRSTEEQTEIGTRVDRDALLPGDLVFFRTGSGENGLHVGIYDSNDQFIHASTSRGVMRSSLNNVYWKRAYWQARRI
- a CDS encoding lipoate--protein ligase A; amino-acid sequence: MSALRLLISDSIDPWFNLAVEECIFRQMPTTQRVLFLWRNAETVVIGRAQNPWKECNTRRMEQDGVKLARRSSGGGAVFHDLGNTCFTFMAGKPGYDKSVSTGIILRALTALGIEAHASGRNDLVVETHDGVRKISGSAYRESADRGFHHGTLLLEANLSRLADYLNPDVKKLQAKGIESVRSRVANLVELLPEIDHETVCSAITQAFFDHYQTQCQPERISPDVVPELPGFDELFARQSSWAWNFGQAPEFTHTLDTRFDWGGVELHFDVERGVISRCQLFTDSLNPTPLEVLAARLNGIFYRPEALAKVGEQLASEYPQQHNEISTVIAWLSEGIR
- a CDS encoding EAL domain-containing protein, encoding MRIQLEVDYVSQYFFSPVYHLDSRLMALEMVGRFQCEGGSLSIPQEILLGTLNHQHKQALLREQLAILKDKSAWFINNRVIVALKIDHTLTEILINDALLWHEFRSLPFLQLEINEHFPDISHGRDNPNLMKLSQSFHLWLDNFGAGNVNMKPFYDGVISCVKMDAGFINKLLIRPVSVSIVNPMLQVMKKQCPSLKVVAKGVDNIASFERVFELDVNAVQGQLWSPLPPEALDNALMPVACYG
- a CDS encoding protein adenylyltransferase SelO, which gives rise to MPYHLPFNNHYHQQLPGFYTELTPTPLQGARLLYHNATLAEELGLSADWFEGDNGHIWSGEQLLPGMAPLAQVYSGHQFGVWAGQLGDGRGILLGQQQLADGRTQDWHIKGAGLTPYSRMGDGRAVLRSVVREFLASEALHHLGIPTTRALTIVSSDHPVQREQEEQGAMLLRVADSHVRFGHFEHFYYRREPEKVRQLAEYVIACYWPQWQQEADRYYLWFSDVVERTARLIAHWQAVGFAHGVMNTDNMSILGLTIDYGPFGFMDDYQPDYVCNHSDHQGRYAFDNQPSVGLWNLHRLAQSLSGLMPANLLQQALDRYEPALMQQFGELMRAKLGFGTPQAQDNDLLVGLLQLMKREQADYSHIFRLLSETECHSNHSPLRDVFIDRAAFDDWFRIYRQRLALENEEDDAGRQRRMKQANPRYVLRNYLAQQAIERAQKEDVSLLARLHQVLRQPYADQPDMADLAALPPDWGKHLVISCSS